The proteins below come from a single Oncorhynchus keta strain PuntledgeMale-10-30-2019 chromosome 1, Oket_V2, whole genome shotgun sequence genomic window:
- the si:dkey-66a8.7 gene encoding PI-PLC X domain-containing protein 1 isoform X2 has translation MINGNRMHLSSILSLIARSLNTYVNKEKGIVEQLSEGIRYFDLRIAHKPYDPSNELYFTHVIYTHLTVVETLRAVASWLESHSREVVILACSHFEGLDDKIHEHFIFSLKKIFGSKLCPRKETVVTLRGLWALGYQVLLSYDDQSAARHQALWPGIPYWWANQYTASGVVSYLDWQKDMGRPDGFFVSGLNLTADRSYIALHPRQSLQTLTLANWKELRPWLEEQVPGPHSNNLNIIAGDFIGPVPFCPLVINLNRKLLRQQRMDERTLRGEDG, from the exons atgatcaatggaaacaggatgcacctgagctcaatattgagtctcatagcaaggagtctgaatacttatgtaaataag GAAAAAGGTATTGTGGAGCAGCTATCGGAGGGGATTCGATACTTCGACCTCCGAATCGCCCACAAACCGTACGACCCGTCCAACGAACTGTATTTTACACATGTCATTTACACTCATCTGACAGTGGTG gaaactctgagggccgTAGCCTCGTGGTTGGAGTCTCACTCCAGGGAGGTTGTTATCCTAGCATGCAGTCACTTTGAAGGACTCGACGACAAAATACATGAACATTTCATTTTCTCACTGAAGAAAATCTTTGGGTCTAAACTCTGTCCTCGCAAG GAGACAGTGGTGACCCTGCGTGGTCTGTGGGCATTGGGTTACCAGGTACTGCTGTCGTATGATGACCAGTCAGCAGCACGACACCAGGCTCTGTGGCCAGGTATACCGTACTGGTGGGCCAACCAATACACGGCCAGTGGGGTGGTCAGCTATCTGGACTGGCAGAAAGACATGGGACGCCCAG ATGGTTTCTTCGTGTCTGGTCTGAACCTGACGGCTGACCGCTCCTACATCGCGCTGCACCCCCGTCAGTCCCTGCAGACCCTAACTCTGGCTAACTGGAAGGAGCTGAGGCCGTGGCTGGAGGAACAGGTCCCTGGACCACACTCTAACAACCTCAACATCATAGCAGGAGACTTTATAGGACCTGTCCCCTTCTGTCCTCTGGTCATCAACCTCAATAGAAAACTGTTACGGCAGCAGAGGATGGATGAGAGGACTcttagaggagaggatggatga